The uncultured Pseudodesulfovibrio sp. genome contains the following window.
ACAAGATTTTTCCGCTCATGGATCACCAGTACGACGACGTCAAGGAGGCCGCGCTGGAGGCGTGCATCGCCATTGACGGTCCCGAGGTACAGGCCCGCTTCCAGGAGATGTTTAGAAGCGAAGAGCCCATCCGGCGGCTCATGGCCACGTACGCTCTGGGCAAGCTCGGCCCCATGGAAAACCTGGATATCCTGACCCAGGCCGTGGAGGACGAAATTCCGGACATCCGCAAGGTGGCCGTGGAGGCCCTGGCCGCGTCCGGCGGCGATCAGGCGCTGTGGCGGCCTCTGGTGCTGCATCGCATGTCCGATGAAAGCAAGGACGTACGGTTGACGGTCATCGAGATCATGGGGCGGCACTACGATGAAGAAATGATTCCTCACCTCATCGACGCTCTGAACGACGAGGACGACTGGGTGAAGATCCGGGCCATGGATGCTCTGGGCGAGCACGGCACCCCTCAGGCCGCGCCGCTGATGATCGATATGCTGAACAACTCGAACAGGTTCGTGGTCATGAAAGCCATCGAAGCCCTGGGCAACATCGGCGGCAGCGAGGCCTTTGCGGCCCTGCTGGAAGTGACCAACAGCGACGAATACGAGCTGGTCAGCGCCGCTGAGGAAGCTATCTCCAAGATACAGGAAATGTAGGAGCAACCGACTGGAATGTCGTCTCTTTTCTCGAAGACCATATCCCTTGGCAAGGAACTCAAGATCACGGATCAGGAGTTCGCCAACCTGCGGGATTTCATCTATGCCGAATGCGGCATCTATATTGCGGACAACCGCAAGTATTTATTGGAAAACAGACTCGGAAACAGGCTCAAGAAACTCAACCTGAAGAATTTCGACGAATATTACAATCTCCTTCGGTTCGACCCGGCGCGGGCAACGGAAATGAAGAAGCTCTACGAGGTGATCACCACCAACGAAACGAGTTTCTACCGCAACCCCCCGCAGCTAAAGGTCTTCCAGGAGGAGGTCCTGCCCGATGTTATCGATTCCTGCCGCAAGAAAGGGCGGAAGCTGCGTATCTGGTCGGCCGGGTGTTCCACCGGCGAGGAGCCTTACACCATCTCGATGATCATTCACGAGATGCTCAAGGCCGAGTTGCCGTCCTGGGATATTCGCATCACGGCCAACGACCTGTCGGAGCGCGTGCTGGAATCGGCCCGCAGGGGGGTGTACAACGACTATACCCTGCGGACCACGCCGGAGGAAGTCTCGGCCCGATATTTCGACATGGACAACGGACAGAACAAGATCAAACCGGAGGTCAAACGGCTGGTCAGCTTCGGACAGATCAACCTCCGGGACCGTGTGCAGATCAAACGGGTGGAACGCTCGCAGATCGTGTTTTGCCGGAACGTCATCATCTATTTTGATGACGAGATGAAAAAAAGAGTAATCAACGCCTTTTATGACAACCTGCTGCCGGGCGGGTATCTGATTATCGGCCATTCAGAATCGCTGCACAACATCACGCGCGCATTCAAGCCCATCCATTATCCGGGCGCCATCATCTATCAGAAGGAGGAGTAGGACATGTTCCAGGGCGGATTTGATAAGGTGGTGCCTGCCGTGCTAATCAGGGGGAGTTATGCCTAAACATATTCTCATAGTGGACGATTCCAAGACTGTCAGGAACTTGGTGGCCTTCATCATGAAAAAGGAAGGCTTCAAGGTGACCACGGCGGAAGACGGCCTGGACGGACTGGAAAAGTTGTACAGCCTGTCAGAGGTGGATCTGATTGTATCCGACGTGAACATGCCCCGCATGGATGGACTGACCTTCATCAAGACGGTCAGGGAACAGGCGGCCTACAGGGATATTCCCATTGTAGTGCTGTCCACCGAGGGCCAGGACAAGGACATCCAGACCGGATTGACCGTGGGCGCGAATCTGTACATGATCAAACCCGCCCAGCCGGAAAAGCTTGTCCGCAACGTCAAGATGCTGTTGGGATAGCCGGCCACGCGCAAAACGGCGATTTAACGCAACCGACGCGGCAGGGGATGCGGGCCCCATGAACGGAGCCCCGTTGCCGCATGAGGAAACTCGATGAGCCAGGACTTTCTTGACCCGGAAATCTTGTCCGACTTTTTCATTGAAGCCAAAGAGCATTTGGAGACGATCGAACCCAATTTGCTCGAGCTGGAGAAGAGCCCCGACAACCTCGGGCTTCTCAACGAAATATTCAGGCCCATGCACTCCCTGAAGGGGGCATCGGGCTTTCTCGGTCTGAACAAGATCAACGGGCTGGCCCACAAGGCTGAAAACATCCTGGACGAACTGCGCCAGGGGTCCATGCGTGTGACCGGAACCATCATGGATCTGATCCTTTCGGCCACCGACGCTCTGCGGACCATGGTGGACAATCTTGAGACCAGCGGAGTGGAGGGCGACGTGGACACGGAGCCCATCATCGCCCAGATCGAGGCTGCCCTGCTCGGCCAGTTGCAGGGCGAAGCGGCGGACGAACCCCAGGCGGAAACGGTCGAGTCCCCCGTTGTAGAGGTCGTTGCCGAATCAGCACACATCGAATCCGAACCCGCCGTGGTGGCGGAAGACGCCGGGGACGCCCACATGATCGCTTTTGACCCGCAACCCGATCCCGACTTCGACTCCACCCCCTATGCCCTGACCACTGTGGGTGAAGGCCATATGGCCGACTTTCTCGAAGAGGCCCAGGAGATAGTCGAAAACCTGAACCGCTGCCTCCTGGCCCTGGAAGGAGATCCGGGCGGTAACGATGAACTGATCAACGACACCTTCCGTTATTTCCATAACCTCAAGGGCAACAGCGGCATCATCGGCTTCAAGGAACTGAACTCCCTGACGCATGAGGCCGAGACCCTGCTGAACAAGGTCCGCAAGGGCGAAATCGCCTCCAGTCAGGGGCTTATAGACCTGCTCCTTTCGGCTGTGGACCTTATCGAGGCCCTGGTCTCCAAGGTGGACACCGAAACCAGCCGGGTTGAGCCGCTGGACACCAGCGTCATGGTCCAGGTGCTCCGCAAGGTCACCGAAGACGGCAACGTGGACGCGGTAAGCGGTGTGGTCCCCGTTGGCAGACAGGCCGCCGAAACCGGACCCGAGCAGGCTGCCCCGGCGGCGGAACCCGCTTCAGCCGCCGAAGTCGAGTCGACTTCGGGCGAGTATGACCCCGAGGACGTGGCCCTGTTCGTCCAGACCATCGAACAGCAGTTCGAGGCCGTGGTCGTGGCCTTCCGGATGCTCCGCGAGGATTCCGGGCAGAAGGACATCGTCGACGGACTGTTCAGGACCTTCCAGACCATCCAGAATTCCACCGGTTACATGGGGTTTGACGAAATCAAGGAATATGCGGGCCGGACCGTGGGGCTGGTGGATCAGGCCCGCAATTCGGACATGGATTTTTCTCTGATGCTCGATATCCTCGAGCAGGAATACGCCATCCTCAAGGACATGATCACCGCGGCTATTGACACGCTGCCCGGCGCCGCCTTATCGGAACCCGCGCCCAAGGCTGCGGCACAGGCTCCCAAGCCTGAACCGGCTCGCAAGCCTGCGGCCAAACCGGCTCCGGCCCCAGCGCCGCGTGCGGAGGTCAAACAGACTCCGGCCGCGCCGCCAGTGGCCAAGCCAGCAGCCAAGCCGGCAGTCAAACCCGCAGCCAAGCCCGCTCCGGCGGCAAAGACGACCATGCCCACCACGGCCGTAAAGAACAGCTCCAGCCAGGCCCAGGCTCAGGCCAAGCCCAAGGCTTCGAGCACCATCCGCGTGGACCATCACAAGCTGGACCACCTGATGAACGTCATCGGGGAGTTGATCATCAACCGCAACCGCTACGCAATGCTCGCCCGCGCTCTTGAAGAGGGGCAGGAGGACGTGCATGTGGTCGCGCAGCAGCTCACCGAGACCACTTACGCCATGGCACGTATTTCCGACGATCTGCAGGACACCATCATGAAGGTCCGCATGGTCCCGGTACAGACCGTCTTTTCCCGTTTCCCGCGCCTGGTTCGGGACCTGAGCCGCAAGTCCGGCAAGCAGGTCGAATTGATCATGGAAGGCGAGGAGACCGAATTCGACAAGTCCGTTGTCGAGGAGATCGGCGATCCGCTGGTTCACCTCGTCCGCAATGCGGTCGACCACGGCCTCGAGGACGAGGAAACCCGTATCGCTGCGGGCAAGAAGCCCAAGGGCCACGTGTGGCTGCGAGCCTACCACAAGGGTAACTCCGTGGCCATCGAGGTCGAGGACGACGGCCGTGGCATGGATCCGGAAAAGCTCAAGGCCGTGGCCGTGCGCAAGGGTGTCGTCACCCAGGAAGAGGCCAACGCCATGGATGACCGCGAGGCTCTGGACCTGATTTTTGCTCCGGGCTTCTCGTCCGCCGAAAAGGTTACGGACATCTCCGGGCGAGGCGTGGGCATGGACGTGGTCAAGACCAACATCAAGAATCTCAAGGGCAGCGTGAATACGCAGTCCGAAGTGGGCAAGGGGTCCAAGCTGACGCTGACCCTGCCTCTGACCCTGGCCATCATTGACGCGCTCATGGTCCAGGTGGGCGGCGACACCTTTGCCATCCCACTGGACGCCGTGTCCGAGACCACCAAGATCGAGGTCGAAAAGCTTTCGGATGTTAACAACCGCAAGGCTGTCACTTTGCGCGGCGAAGTCCTCGGCATAGTCGAACTGGCCGAACTGCTCGACATGCCCCAGTCCATGGACGAGCGTACAGTTCTTCCCATGGTCGTCATTCAGGACAATGACCGACGCCTCGGGCTGGTGGTGGACCGTCTTCTGGAACGCCAGGAGATCGTCATCAAGCCGCTTGGCCAGTACCTCAACAACTTCAATCTCAAGGGACTGTCCGGCGCGACCATCATGGGCGACGGCTCCGTGGTGCTGATCCTCGATCCCCACGAGATCTACAGCCTGTCCACCCAGCTTGGCCGCAAGGAACCGCTGGTCGTGAGCGGCGCTATCACCAGCAAGTCTTAGTAAAATGCCTCCGGCGGCCGGGGGAAGGAGAGAGGGGAACCTTTTTGCAAAAGGGTTCCCCTCTCTCCTTCCCCCGGACCCCATCCTCTCTCCCTTCCTAAATCTTTTGTATACACATGCGCGTGTGCGGTGGGTGAAGGTACGTCGTCCTTTTCGTCTGACTTTGTGCGTGCGCGTCTAAGTGGAGAGAGCTGGCAGGTTGGATGCGTTTGCACGGCTCCGCGAAGCGGCACAAAAAGTTCTGGAGATTCTTAAGAACCTCTTTCAAGAGGTTCTTAAGCCGCCGGAGGCCTCTTTCGACAGTTTGCCACACGCAAGCAAAAAGCCGGGGAGCAATGCTCCCCGGCCTTTTTCGTGTCGGTTATGTGTTCGTCTACATCATGGTCATGAAGTTGACGAACAGGGTGGCGTTCAGCGCGTGCATGATCCAGAAGAGCACCAGGGAGAGGAGGGCAAAGCCCTTGAGGCGCATGGGGGATTCGCTGCGGCTCAGGAACAGCCATATGAAGCAGGCGACGGCGCCGACGCAGACCAGACCGGTCCAGACAAAGGCCAGCGGGGTACCCAGAATGAGGGTCTTGATGTCGACGGGCAGCCGGGAGTAGAGCCATGCCTGGCAGCCCAGGAAGCCGATCATGGGCAGCAGCGCCCAGCGGGCGGCCATGCGAAGGGCGAAGCCGTAGTAATCGCGGCCGAAGTCATCCTTTTTGCGGCGCATGATGAGGTAGCCAAGGCTCATGGCGGCGGCAGCCGACAGGACGAGCAGGGCATACATGGCGGACATGGGCTGGGCCAGGATGGCCGTGTTGGTCAGGGCGTCACCGGTGGAGCCGTTCAGGGAGAAGTTGAAGAGCAGCTTGGCCGGGATGATAATGGCCAGGCCGATTAACGCGCCGAAGGTGGCCACCAGCCCGAGGGCGATGTGGGCTGCTTTGACCGAGCGCAGCTTCTTCCATGTAGTGAAATAGATCAGCCCTGCCACCAGGAATACGCCGAAGGCCAGCATGCCCTGGAAAAACGGCGAGCCCGGGGTGAAATACGCCTGGAACAGTTTCGGGAATTTGACCATGGCCAGCCCGAAGGTGGCGCCGCAGATGAGAATCAGGGCAATGGTCAGGATAAGGCCCATGGCCGCGGTCTGCTGGCCGTATTTGTCGAAGAAGACCTTTTGGCGGGTCTTGGCCGAGATTTCGCCCAGAACCGCAATGGCCGGGCTGCCGAGTGCCGCCATGCCGAGCAGGCTGAAAAAGGCCGGGGCCAGCATGTAGGCGATGAGGGTCAGGGTTTCTTGGGTGCTCATGGTCGATCGGACTCCGGTAGGTTGCGGGACGGACGGTGCCCCGTGGGCGCTTTTTTGCCTGAAAAACGTGTTGCATGCAAGGGCGCATTTCCGGGCGCAAGGAGTATGTTGTCCGTCAGATTCCTTGCAAAAAATCCGGGTATCGCCTATTGCCTATGAAACGCCCAAACGAGACCGCGCGGAGACCTCCCTGATGAAATGCCTGAAACTTCTTCTGCTTGCCGTTATCTGCCTGCCCCTGGTGGGTTGCATGACCTCGCAGAAGAACGTTGAGACCGAATCCGCGAGCACCGAGTGGCGCATCAAGAGTCTTGAAGAGAGTTTCCTGAACTTCCGCGAACAGCAGCGCAAGATGGCCGACGAGGACGCCCGCTCGCGCGAAAAGCTGGAAAAGCGCATGGCCGAGGTGGAAACCGAATTGGCCGCTCTGCGTGGTGGACAGCCTTCGGGAACCGATGCACCCCGCGACGAGACCTGGTCTTCCGATATTCAGCCCGAGGAAGACGGCTGGGTGGAAGGGGGCAAGGTGTCCGAAAAGAGCGCTCCCGTGGTGGAGAACGACGCCGAGAAGCCGTGGTCCAAGGTGCCTGAGCCGCCCGCAGTGCCTGAACCGCCCAAGACCATCCCCGAGCCGGAAGTGATTAACCGCTCCGAAGCTCCCAAACCGGCCCAGGCCCCGGTCAAACCGGCTCCCAAACCCATCGCCAAGCCCGCGTCCAAGCCCGTATCCGGGGCCAAGGTCTTGTACGAGCGTGGTTACGGTCAGTACAACGATGGACAATTCCAGGTCGCCAGAAAGACCTTTGACCAGTTCCTGGAAAAGTACCCGAACGACGATTTGGCGGCAAATGCCCTGTACTGGAAAGGTGAAACCTACTATTCCGAGCGGAACTACGCACAGGCCATCCTGGCTTTCAAGGAGGTCACCGGCAAGTTCCCCAAGCATGACAAGGCGGCTGCGGCCCTGCTCAAGATTGGCATGTCCTATGACCGGGTGGGCGACCCGGACAACGCGATTTTCTATTTGCGCGCCCTGGTGGAGGATTTTCCCAATTCATCCGCCGCCGGAATCGGGCGCAAGGAATTGGCCAGGCTGGGCGGCTAGCCCGTCGTCACGTCCCTGTTTTCCCCAGGCCGGTTCCTCCGAGGGCCCGGCCTTATCTTTTTGCGGAGAGGTTCGCCGGGATCATGGACCTGCAACAAGAATTCTTTGCCTGTCTCGCTCTGAAGCACACCCCCCGGCTGGGGCCAAAGGTGTGGCGGGAGTTGTTTGCCGTGTATCCGAGCGCCTTCGAGGCGGTGCGGGACGCGGCCTCCTGGCACGACCGGGAGCTCTCGTCCAAGGCGCAGGCCAAGGCCTGTGCCGCCGAAGTGTGGCGGGAAAAGGCCGAGGCCGAATACCGGGAGGCCCGGCGGCAGGGAATGGACGTGGTCACCTGGTTTGATCCTCGCTTCCCCGATTCGCTCAAGGAAATATCCGATCCACCGGCCATGCTTTACGTGCATGGTGATGCGGGACTGCTGAGCAACCCCGGGGTGGCGGTCGTTGGAGCTCGCGAGTGTACGCGTCTCGGACTCGAAACCGCCGGCCGGATCAGTACGCAGCTTTCGAAGATCGGCATCACGGTCGTTTCCGGGCTTGCTCTGGGCATTGACAGGCAGGCCCATCTGGGCGGGCTCAAAGGAGTCGGCTCCTCCATTGCGGTGCTCGGCTGCGGCCTGGATGTCGATTACCCTCAGGGCAACGCGGACGTGCGTGGCGAGTTGTACGAAAAAGGGCTGGTTGTCAGTGAATACGGCCCCGGCGTGAAGCCCAGGGGCGGTCATTTCCCGGTGCGCAACCGGCTCATCAGCGGTCTATCTTTGGGGGTGCTGGTGGCCGAGGCCGCACATAACAGCGGCAGTCTGATTACTGCCCGGCTGGCCGGGGAGCAGGGCCGCGACGTATTCGCCGTTCCAGGTCCCATCGGACAGCCGACGTTTTCCGGTTGTCATCGGCTGATCAAGCAGGGGGCCGCATTGGTGGAGTCCGCGTCGGATATTGTCGAGATTCTGCGTTTCGATTTTGCCCGCGAGCTGGCCGCGTTGCCGGACCCGGTGGCCGCCGATGAGGAAAACGGGGTTGACG
Protein-coding sequences here:
- the ybgF gene encoding tol-pal system protein YbgF; amino-acid sequence: MKCLKLLLLAVICLPLVGCMTSQKNVETESASTEWRIKSLEESFLNFREQQRKMADEDARSREKLEKRMAEVETELAALRGGQPSGTDAPRDETWSSDIQPEEDGWVEGGKVSEKSAPVVENDAEKPWSKVPEPPAVPEPPKTIPEPEVINRSEAPKPAQAPVKPAPKPIAKPASKPVSGAKVLYERGYGQYNDGQFQVARKTFDQFLEKYPNDDLAANALYWKGETYYSERNYAQAILAFKEVTGKFPKHDKAAAALLKIGMSYDRVGDPDNAIFYLRALVEDFPNSSAAGIGRKELARLGG
- a CDS encoding Hpt domain-containing protein, encoding MSQDFLDPEILSDFFIEAKEHLETIEPNLLELEKSPDNLGLLNEIFRPMHSLKGASGFLGLNKINGLAHKAENILDELRQGSMRVTGTIMDLILSATDALRTMVDNLETSGVEGDVDTEPIIAQIEAALLGQLQGEAADEPQAETVESPVVEVVAESAHIESEPAVVAEDAGDAHMIAFDPQPDPDFDSTPYALTTVGEGHMADFLEEAQEIVENLNRCLLALEGDPGGNDELINDTFRYFHNLKGNSGIIGFKELNSLTHEAETLLNKVRKGEIASSQGLIDLLLSAVDLIEALVSKVDTETSRVEPLDTSVMVQVLRKVTEDGNVDAVSGVVPVGRQAAETGPEQAAPAAEPASAAEVESTSGEYDPEDVALFVQTIEQQFEAVVVAFRMLREDSGQKDIVDGLFRTFQTIQNSTGYMGFDEIKEYAGRTVGLVDQARNSDMDFSLMLDILEQEYAILKDMITAAIDTLPGAALSEPAPKAAAQAPKPEPARKPAAKPAPAPAPRAEVKQTPAAPPVAKPAAKPAVKPAAKPAPAAKTTMPTTAVKNSSSQAQAQAKPKASSTIRVDHHKLDHLMNVIGELIINRNRYAMLARALEEGQEDVHVVAQQLTETTYAMARISDDLQDTIMKVRMVPVQTVFSRFPRLVRDLSRKSGKQVELIMEGEETEFDKSVVEEIGDPLVHLVRNAVDHGLEDEETRIAAGKKPKGHVWLRAYHKGNSVAIEVEDDGRGMDPEKLKAVAVRKGVVTQEEANAMDDREALDLIFAPGFSSAEKVTDISGRGVGMDVVKTNIKNLKGSVNTQSEVGKGSKLTLTLPLTLAIIDALMVQVGGDTFAIPLDAVSETTKIEVEKLSDVNNRKAVTLRGEVLGIVELAELLDMPQSMDERTVLPMVVIQDNDRRLGLVVDRLLERQEIVIKPLGQYLNNFNLKGLSGATIMGDGSVVLILDPHEIYSLSTQLGRKEPLVVSGAITSKS
- the dprA gene encoding DNA-processing protein DprA — its product is MDLQQEFFACLALKHTPRLGPKVWRELFAVYPSAFEAVRDAASWHDRELSSKAQAKACAAEVWREKAEAEYREARRQGMDVVTWFDPRFPDSLKEISDPPAMLYVHGDAGLLSNPGVAVVGARECTRLGLETAGRISTQLSKIGITVVSGLALGIDRQAHLGGLKGVGSSIAVLGCGLDVDYPQGNADVRGELYEKGLVVSEYGPGVKPRGGHFPVRNRLISGLSLGVLVAEAAHNSGSLITARLAGEQGRDVFAVPGPIGQPTFSGCHRLIKQGAALVESASDIVEILRFDFARELAALPDPVAADEENGVDVDRALVKNKKASVGAYDGTEWTQRRRSPLVDRETMGLSQDEKRVLALLDDADKMHIDALGRELGWDSSTVSRIMLMLEMRGAVQQLPGMWYLAREV
- a CDS encoding response regulator, encoding MPKHILIVDDSKTVRNLVAFIMKKEGFKVTTAEDGLDGLEKLYSLSEVDLIVSDVNMPRMDGLTFIKTVREQAAYRDIPIVVLSTEGQDKDIQTGLTVGANLYMIKPAQPEKLVRNVKMLLG
- a CDS encoding protein-glutamate O-methyltransferase CheR, with the translated sequence MSSLFSKTISLGKELKITDQEFANLRDFIYAECGIYIADNRKYLLENRLGNRLKKLNLKNFDEYYNLLRFDPARATEMKKLYEVITTNETSFYRNPPQLKVFQEEVLPDVIDSCRKKGRKLRIWSAGCSTGEEPYTISMIIHEMLKAELPSWDIRITANDLSERVLESARRGVYNDYTLRTTPEEVSARYFDMDNGQNKIKPEVKRLVSFGQINLRDRVQIKRVERSQIVFCRNVIIYFDDEMKKRVINAFYDNLLPGGYLIIGHSESLHNITRAFKPIHYPGAIIYQKEE